Proteins encoded in a region of the Ranitomeya imitator isolate aRanImi1 chromosome 9, aRanImi1.pri, whole genome shotgun sequence genome:
- the LOC138649254 gene encoding sulfotransferase 1 family member D1-like isoform X1 produces the protein MRTGLCSLARKSMWKSKRSVHSKRQRWNTLLQKRCKDLVQRSFKETETHNRMIFEDDKVKTMDFSTLQTLVPIHGVLMGKELAENWERIEQFEARSDDLLISTYPKAGTTWASEIVDMIYADGDHEKCRRDAIYNRVPYLEFRIPNMPSGVEQLDGAPSPRLVKTHLPIQLMPDSFWKKNSKIIYVARNAKDVAVSYFFFHKIVKALPDPGPWNTFLDNYMNGNVGYGSWHDHVKGWWEKRHDYNILYLFYEDMKEDPKREIKKMLHFLEKEMSDETLEKIVYHTSFDIMKTNDMANYKTIPNDILDQSTTPFMRKGIAGDWKNHFTVAQNEIFDEDYKKKMTGTGLQFRNEI, from the exons ATGCGGACAGGACTATGTAGTCTTGCAAGAAAGAGTATGTGGAAATCAAAGAGGAG CGTTCACAGTAAGCGACAGCGGTGGAATACTTTACTCCAAAAACGTTGCAAAGATCTCGTACAAAGATCATTTAAAGAAACAGAAACACATAACAGGATGATATTTGAAGACGATAA AGTAAAAACAATGGACTTCTCTACACTTCAGACACTGGTTCCTATACATGGGGTTCTAATGGGTAAAGAACTTGCTGAAAACTGGGAACGTATCGAACAATTTGAAGCCCGATCTGATGATTTGCTTATTTCAACTTATCCAAAAGCTG GAACTACATGGGCAAGTGAAATTGTTGACATGATTTATGCTGACGGTGACCATGAAAAATGCCGTCGGGATGCTATATATAATCGAGTACCATATCTAGAATTTCGAATTCCAAATATGCCTTCAG gtGTAGAACAACTCGATGGCGCACCATCCCCAAGACTAGTGAAAACACATCTTCCCATTCAGCTGATGCCAGattctttttggaaaaaaaattcaaag ATTATTTACGTTGCAAGAAATGCAAAAGATGTGGCAGTATCATACTTTTTCTTCCACAAAATAGTTAAAGCGTTGCCTGATCCAGGACCCTGGAATACATTCTTAGATAACTATATGAACGGAAATG TGGGCTATGGTTCGTGGCACGACCATGTGAAAGGCTGGTGGGAAAAGAGGCACGACTACAATATCCTTTATTTATTCTATGAAGACATGAAAGAg GATCCGAAAAGAGAAATTAAGAAGATGCTGCATTTCTTGGAAAAAGAGATGAGTGATGAAACTCTGGAGAAGATTGTTTACCACACATCCTTTGATATCATGAAAACCAATGACATGGCCAATTACAAAACCATACCTAATGATATTCTAGACCAGTCTACGACTCCTTTCATGAGAAAAG GTATTGCCGGGGACTGGAAGAACCATTTCACAGTTGCTCAGAATGAAATATTCGATGAAGACTACAAGAAGAAGATGACAGGCACGGGGCTTCAATTCAGGAATGAGATTTAA
- the LOC138649254 gene encoding sulfotransferase 1 family member D1-like isoform X2, protein MDFSTLQTLVPIHGVLMGKELAENWERIEQFEARSDDLLISTYPKAGTTWASEIVDMIYADGDHEKCRRDAIYNRVPYLEFRIPNMPSGVEQLDGAPSPRLVKTHLPIQLMPDSFWKKNSKIIYVARNAKDVAVSYFFFHKIVKALPDPGPWNTFLDNYMNGNVGYGSWHDHVKGWWEKRHDYNILYLFYEDMKEDPKREIKKMLHFLEKEMSDETLEKIVYHTSFDIMKTNDMANYKTIPNDILDQSTTPFMRKGIAGDWKNHFTVAQNEIFDEDYKKKMTGTGLQFRNEI, encoded by the exons ATGGACTTCTCTACACTTCAGACACTGGTTCCTATACATGGGGTTCTAATGGGTAAAGAACTTGCTGAAAACTGGGAACGTATCGAACAATTTGAAGCCCGATCTGATGATTTGCTTATTTCAACTTATCCAAAAGCTG GAACTACATGGGCAAGTGAAATTGTTGACATGATTTATGCTGACGGTGACCATGAAAAATGCCGTCGGGATGCTATATATAATCGAGTACCATATCTAGAATTTCGAATTCCAAATATGCCTTCAG gtGTAGAACAACTCGATGGCGCACCATCCCCAAGACTAGTGAAAACACATCTTCCCATTCAGCTGATGCCAGattctttttggaaaaaaaattcaaag ATTATTTACGTTGCAAGAAATGCAAAAGATGTGGCAGTATCATACTTTTTCTTCCACAAAATAGTTAAAGCGTTGCCTGATCCAGGACCCTGGAATACATTCTTAGATAACTATATGAACGGAAATG TGGGCTATGGTTCGTGGCACGACCATGTGAAAGGCTGGTGGGAAAAGAGGCACGACTACAATATCCTTTATTTATTCTATGAAGACATGAAAGAg GATCCGAAAAGAGAAATTAAGAAGATGCTGCATTTCTTGGAAAAAGAGATGAGTGATGAAACTCTGGAGAAGATTGTTTACCACACATCCTTTGATATCATGAAAACCAATGACATGGCCAATTACAAAACCATACCTAATGATATTCTAGACCAGTCTACGACTCCTTTCATGAGAAAAG GTATTGCCGGGGACTGGAAGAACCATTTCACAGTTGCTCAGAATGAAATATTCGATGAAGACTACAAGAAGAAGATGACAGGCACGGGGCTTCAATTCAGGAATGAGATTTAA